A DNA window from Hordeum vulgare subsp. vulgare chromosome 1H, MorexV3_pseudomolecules_assembly, whole genome shotgun sequence contains the following coding sequences:
- the LOC123452426 gene encoding probable E3 ubiquitin ligase SUD1, whose protein sequence is MEEEEEQQCRICRHPADADRPLRHPCGCKGSIRFVHDHCQIGWLQTTGQRSCEVCGRQIFTIPIYAAGAPAPAPAPASLACLALALLYLILTALLAWALAGLCTWRLALARSPDQAFRLLSVRLYGPAILAHLAFQAERAFRATYGARLRRCQFAALTVLRFSLSVVRSDMALACIFAFVPFTLGRIILLCRGEVDSFASTSSILLAGYGFIFSLGGTFAALHTSHEYSRGESIFFGSLFDVFCKRIIKLIIAANAFINLIITAIICPFLFAWLLDTCTSKMFDVTISGRVKLLCASSYVSAAIYWLIGCALLDLGSTFSRLHCTILGPAVTSRIVHHNVNIHEPFYESYLKKLPGLFVGIILIVMFIVVPIQIACPLAPEKFPVDITYFVFPKKGMSCRSASQNYTDLLCGVLLLGFLIGRTHALIWVEWLVKEAMQYTYGHEQALGLSVSVSFWPSGVCGHYSGSSVAPKDNTTEATDKRRLATLRTISHVILGWLIVVVFNSVVLILTISAGRALLFAIPQLPLTVGLKSNDLLALVVGFGIISAIIAASRDWCAYMISGRKDLVALNRCVIVFLWFGIVPLLIGLLVDLSLISPFTGPDDGVPVLDLFYTWFLGWLLLKIWVKWVHWPLSPFLAYLTDESRVPRLTRAKLDWPRGAMMPLPCFFRDIFVPVATKLLVALGVPYVLAGGVFPSLGYSAAVNSAVHRFAWLGCISFWVLRALCCLAKLFWAFCVEELHDSVKDERVVIGQRLEDVADDG, encoded by the exons atggaggaggaggaggagcagcagtgCCGCATCTGCCGGCACCCGGCCGACGCGGACCGCCCGCTGCGCCACCCCTGCGGCTGCAAGGGCAGCATCCGCTTCGTCCACGACCACTGCCAGATCGGCTGGCTCCAAACCACCGGCCAGCGCAGCTGCGAG GTGTGCGGGCGCCAGATCTTCACCATCCCCATCTACGCCGCGGGCGCCCCGGCCCCTGCCCCGGCCCCGGCAAGCCTCGCGTGTCTGGCCTTAGCGCTGCTGTACCTCATCCTCACAGCGCTGCTCGCCTGGGCGCTCGCCGGCCTCTGTACCTGGCGCCTCGCGCTCGCCAGGAGCCCTGACCAAGCCTTCCGTCTGCTCTCCGTCCGTCTCTATGGACCCGCCATCCTCGCCCACCTCGCGTTCCAGGCGGAACGCGCCTTCCGTGCAACCTACGGGGCACGCCTGCGCCGCTGCCAGTTCGCCGCGCTCACCGTCCTCCGGTTCTCCTTGTCG GTGGTAAGGAGTGATATGGCTCTTGCCTGTATATTTGCATTTGTCCCTTTCACACTGGGAAGGATAATCCTATTGTGCAGAGGTGAAGTCGACTCCTTTGCTTCAACATCTTCTATCCTCCTAGCTGGATATGGATTTATCTTCTCACTTGGTGGAACTTTTGCTGCGCTTCATACTTCTCATGAATACTCGAGGGGCGAGAGCATTTTCTTTGGAAGTCTGTTTGATGTATTCTGCAAAAGGATCATAAAGTTAATAATTGCTGCCAATGCTTTTATTAATCTCATAATCACAGCTATAATATGCCCATTCCTCTTTGCCTGGTTGCTCGATACCTGCACTTCTAAAATGTTTGATGTAACCATCTCTGGAAGGGTCAAACTTCTGTGTGCTTCATCTTATGTTTCTGCTGCCATTTATTGGCTTATTGGATGCGCCCTTTTGGACCTAGGCTCCACATTCTCCAGACTTCATTGCACG ATTTTGGGGCCAGCTGTGACCTCTCGTATTGTCCACCATAATGTAAACATCCATGAACcgttctacgaatcttatttaaaGAAGCTTCCTGGTCTTTTTGTTGGCATCATCCTTATTGTCATGTTCATAGTTGTTCCTATTCAAATTGCCTGTCCATTGGCACCCGAGAAGTTCCCGGTAGATATCAC GTACTTTGTTTTTCCTAAAAAGGGCATGTCGTGTCGGTCAGCATCACAAAACTACACAGATTTACTTTGTGGTGTTCTTCTACTGGGGTTTCTCATTGGCCGAACTCATGCGCTCATATGGGTTGAGTGGCTAGTGAAGGAAGCGATGCAGTATACATATGGCCATGAACAGGCTCTTGGCCTGTCAGTTTCGGTGTCTTTCTGGCCCAGTGGAGTTTGTGGACATTATTCTGGGAGCAGTGTCGCACCAAAAGACAACACTACTGAGGCTACGGATAAAAG GAGATTAGCTACGCTTCGTACAATCTCACACGTGATACTTGGATGGTTAATTGTTGTGGTATTCAATTCGGTGGTACTTATTTTAACAATCTCAGCTGGCCGTGCATTGTTATTTGCCATCCCTCAGCTGCCACTTACAGTTGGATTGAAGTCCAATG ATCTGCTTGCTTTGGTCGTTGGATTTGGCATCATATCAGCTATTATTGCTGCCTCTAGAGATTGGTGTGCCTACATGATTTCTGGGAGAAAAGACCTTGTAGCTTTGAATCGCTGTGTTATTGTGTTCTTATGG TTTGGCATCGTTCCGTTGCTGATCGGGCTGCTGGTTGATTTATCGCTAATATCACCATTCACTGGGCCTGATGATGGTGTTCCTGTTCTAGACTTGTTCTACACTTGGTTCCTGGGGTGGCTACTGCTGAAAATCTGGGTAAAATGG GTACATTGGCCACTATCACCATTCCTGGCATATCTAACGGATGAGTCACGGGTCCCGAGGCTTACTCGGGCGAAGCTGGATTGGCCTCGAGGGGCGATGATGCCTCTGCCGTGCTTCTTCCGAGATATTTTTGTGCCTGTCGCGACAAAACTGCTCGTTGCCCTGGGTGTTCCCTATGTTCTTGCTGGGGGCGTCTTTCCGAGTCTCGGTTACTCCGCCGCTGTGAACTCAGCAGTGCACCGCTTCGCGTGGCTGGGCTGCATCAGCTTCTGGGTCTTGAGGGCGCTCTGCTGTCTCGCCAAGCTGTTCTGGGCCTTCTGCGTGGAGGAACTCCATGATTCTGTCAAGGATGAGCGCGTTGTCATCGGGCAGAGATTGGAAGACGTCGCCGACGATGGCTGA